The Daucus carota subsp. sativus chromosome 2, DH1 v3.0, whole genome shotgun sequence genome includes a window with the following:
- the LOC108207590 gene encoding disease resistance protein RUN1-like, with protein sequence MEKVNRWRLSLAEVSRFPGYHISKSRYDLDTVQEIVEDMAAKLKRKVFLLGSYLFGIDSAVTEIYQMLRLESIDVRVVVICGMGGIGKTTIAKAFCNKYSNRFHINCFIQNEYQHSQGGGMLALLEQMSAQLHRIGTYRVTDVQGEIRIIKDILSSQKALIILDDLLQQSTLLLLRTLHNNFSPGSRILITTRDRKLLNQLKIDMPEVDIYMVKALGRNDSLKLFSSHAFGMTMPPERFRELSASFVTYADGLPVALTLLGRSLYGRNDVSLWKLELEQVLERPQEDIQKILQRSYDALDENEKAIFLNIACFFVGEDIYEAFHLFKSRNYFPQVSIPILVERCLLTVDRNNKFQMHNLIQVMGRELAKSRKHLLLKGKERYFAVQKYKSEADIMEATLDLDGDTREGDTRYPLTELREYGYEEKVQHNRKSSREFLCAGRTENTSAQPVEEYPQKD encoded by the exons ATGGAGAAAGTTAACAGATGGCGCCTTTCGCTCGCTGAAGTTTCAAGGTTTCCAGGATACCATATATCAAAGAGCAG GTATGATCTGGACACTGTGCAAGAAATTGTGGAGGATATGGCAGCAAAGTTAAAAAGAAAAGTGTTTCTCTTAGGGAGTTATCTGTTTGGAATAGATTCTGCTGTAACAGAGATATATCAAATGCTAAGACTAGAGTCAATTGATGTTCGCGTTGTTGTGATATGTGGGATGGGTGGAATTGGGAAGACCACAATTGCCAAAGCTTTCTGCAACAAATATTCCAACAGATTTCATATCAACTGCTTTATTCAAAATGAATATCAGCACTCACAAGGAGGTGGTATGCTTGCTTTACTTGAGCAAATGTCAGCTCAACTTCACAGAATAGGGACTTACAGGGTCACAGATGTTCAAGGGGAAATAAGAATAATAAAAGATATTCTTTCTTCTCAGAAAGCTCTCATTATTTTGGATGATCTGCTCCAACAAAGCACTTTGCTGCTGCTACGAACGCTGCACAACAATTTTTCACCTGGAAGTAGAATTCTTATTACTACAAGAGATAGGAAGCTGTTAAATCAGTTAAAAATAGATATGCCAGAAGTAGATATATATATGGTGAAAGCATTGGGGCGAAATGATTCATTGAAGCTCTTTAGCTCACATGCCTTCGGAATGACAATGCCGCCTGAAAGGTTCAGAGAACTCTCAGCAAGCTTTGTAACTTATGCTGATGGTCTTCCAGTAGCTCTCACTCTGTTGGGTAGGTCTTTGTACGGTAGAAACGACGTGTCGCTCTGGAAACTTGAACTCGAACAAGTTCTAGAAAGACCACAGGAAGATATACAGAAAATCCTTCAACGGAGTTATGATGCATTAGATGAGAATGAGAAGGCAATCTTTCTTAATATTGCATGCTTTTTCGTCGGAGAGGACATATATGAGGCTTTTCATTTATTCAAATCTCGTAATTACTTCCCACAAGTTAGCATACCGATTCTAGTGGAAAGATGTCTTCTAACAGTTGATAGAAACAACAAGTTTCAAATGCATAATCTTATCCAAGTAATGGGAAGGGAACTTGCGAAGAGTAGAAAACATCTGTTGTTAAAAGGCAAGGAGCGCTACTTTGCCGTACAGAAGTATAA GTCTGAAGCTGATATTATGGAGGCAACTTTAGATCTTGATGGTGATACCAGAGAAGGAGATACAAGATATCCTTTAACTGAGTTACG AGAATATGGATATGAGGAGAAAGTTCAGCACAACCGAAAATCTAGCAGGGAGTTTCTTTGTGCTGGACGAACTGAAAATACTTCAGCTCAACCAGTAGAGGAATACCCCCAAAAGGATTAG
- the LOC108209935 gene encoding TMV resistance protein N-like — MGDHDDPDLSNGEVISDSVLQAINHSKTFIVVFSKNYASSPRCLDELVGICQFEKTRLIIPVFYNIDPYMVQHLTGRYKKAFRKHEASPKTGWFKKTSKEHQSRFAQLEKVNEWRLALTGVAGLSGETVSVDRSESDVINQVVNKVLSETKTMSLDVTKYPVGLDSRVKDIASLLSTDTEVVTRIGIYGMGGIGKTTLAKAVYNQIYFRFQGSSFLENISEISRTEKGVVCLQQKLIDDILRSKKIKIDSVDHGIELLSTRICSTKALVVIDDLDNPRPLEFLGPFAPGSIIIITTRNEDVLDSINVEAKYKANELSDEESWQLLTKHAFRDGKISDRFKEVSQEILKCAGGLPLALEVFGSNLYKKSEEEWTCIDKLKRDSIDDVEKKLVISFDALKLVDPILQDIFLDIACFFIGWYEEEVVKIMETCYTFVNHRIDILKKRCLLMINCRHELGMCDLLRDMGRKIAGNDSPNEPEKHSRLWVSRDICDILKNHKGTKAIEGIITSNFNCEDALEGVSFDTETFKRMRKLRFLSLKNVVLTGSFKKHSKN; from the exons ATGGGTGATCATGATGATCCTGATCTAAGTAACGGAGAAGTAATCTCAGACTCGGTGCTCCAAGCTATTAATCATTCCAAGACTTTCATCGTCGTCTTCTCAAAAAATTATGCTTCTTCACCTAGGTGCCTTGACGAGCTCGTTGGTATCTGTCAATTTGAAAAAACTAGATTGATTATACCGGTGTTTTACAACATTGATCCATATATGGTGCAGCATCTAACTGGGCGTTACAAAAAAGCTTTTAGGAAGCATGAAGCTAGCCCTAAAACTGGGTGGTTTAAGAAAACTTCTAAAGAACATCAAAGTCGATTTGCTCAATTGGAGAAAGTAAATGAGTGGCGTCTTGCACTAACAGGAGTTGCCGGCCTTTCAGGAGAAACTGTTTCGGTGGACAG GTCTGAATCTGATGTCATCAATCAAGTTGTTAATAAGGTTTTATCAGAAACAAAGACGATGTCTTTGGATGTTACTAAATATCCAGTTGGGTTGGATTCTCGTGTTAAAGACATAGCATCGTTGTTGAGCACTGACACAGAAGTTGTCACTAGGATTGGTATATATGGTATGGGTGGAATTGGCAAAACAACTCTGGCAAAAGCTGTGTATAACCAAATCTATTTCAGATTTCAGGGTAGCAGCTTCCTGGAGAACATTAGTGAGATTTCAAGAACAGAAAAAGGTGTAGTATGCTTACAACAGAAACTTATTGATGATATTCTTAGAAGTAAGAAAATCAAGATTGACAGTGTTGACCATGGAATTGAGTTGTTAAGCACTAGAATCTGTTCGACGAAAGCTCTGGTTGTTATTGATGATTTGGATAACCCCAGACCACTGGAATTTTTAGGACCATTTGCTCCGGGAAGCATAATCATAATAACAACAAGAAATGAAGATGTACTTGATTCAATCAATGTTGAAGCAAAATACAAGGCAAATGAATTAAGCGACGAAGAGTCATGGCAACTTCTTACTAAGCATGCATTCAGAGACGGTAAAATATCCGATAGATTCAAAGAAGTATCCCAAGAAATTCTAAAATGTGCTGGAGGGCTTCCGTTGGCTCTTGAGGTTTTTGGCTCGAACTTGTATAAGAAATCTGAGGAAGAATGGACATGCATTGACAAATTGAAACGAGACTCTATTGATGATGTTGAGAAAAAACTTGTGATTAGCTTTGATGCCTTAAAACTCGTTGATCCCATTTTGCAGGATATTTTCCTAGATATTGCTTGTTTTTTCATTGGATGGTATGAAGAAGAGGTTGTTAAAATAATGGAAACTTGTTATACCTTTGTCAATCATCGTATTGACATTCTAAAAAAAAGATGTTTACTAATGATTAATTGTAGACATGAGTTGGGGATGTGTGATCTGCTTCGGGACATGGGGAGGAAAATTGCCGGTAACGATTCCCCTAATGAGCCTGAAAAACATAGTAGATTGTGGGTATCAAGAGATATATGTGACATATTGAAAAATCACAAG gGGACGAAAGCAATTGAAGGTATCATCACTAGCAACTTTAACTGTGAGGATGCACTTGAGGGAGTATCATTCGATACGGAAACTTTCAAAAGGATGAGGAAATTAAGATTTCTCTCCCTAAAAAATGTAGTTCTCACTGGAAGCTTTAAGAAACATTCGAAGAATTGA
- the LOC108209934 gene encoding disease resistance protein RUN1 isoform X1 produces MMASTSWSQTPSSSVSTSNSPRWDAFLNFRGLDTRYSFTGHLYGALTRAGIHTFIDEHELHGGDRLSRALPQAIRESKSYIVVFSENYASSVWCLDELVEILDRQKTFGRIVIPVFFKIEPCVVRYQEGRFQEDFRDHEIYFADDPDKVGKWRRTLSEVADCKGIQISAKRSEAESVTEIVNRILSVTNPRKLYVAKYPVGLDSHVEGITDIISSSGVSETTSPRKIGIYGMGGVGKSTIAKAVYNRNYSHFQGSCFLADVRLALRKEKGLKRLQQQLIHDVLERQNIIMDNVDRRIEFVRARISSTKVLVVIDDLNDLTQLESLGLGGPFALGSVLIITTRNEDLLDKIHVEAKYKVNELDDAASYQLFTKLAFKDDMIISDTFADLSKEIIECAGGLPLALGYMGWRLLNQEEDGWRSYMSTLEKSSISDVHENIHDNLLISFDALEALYPKTNLSDMFLDIACFFVGLEEEKVVKIMETCYEFVKHKIGLLRKTCLLTTNSGDKLGMHRLHMDMGREIVRKISPHEPGKRSRLWVLQDICEVLKTNKGTEAIEGIIPHNLCYKDALEGVSFDMETFKRMSRLRFLYLDKVSLTGCFEQTFEVLTLLHWKCFPLESLPPEFRPQNLVVLELPHSKIKTMWMPNMDTQVFQKLKTLNMSHSLDLTTTPDFNRLQCLETLNLEGCKRLEEVDKSIGCLKGLVSLNMRHCVNLKSLPSDIRNLTSLKNFELADCHQLLSITDLPPNLKWLWAGRCESVNKLPNLSNLKQLEILELTNCSGLTTIHGLEELTSIQRLHVEGCNSSLLASNFTQGFFQKYSGFGHQVMIYTASTELPDWISPNNLGSKVSIDLPSHVSQNFLAIILCFKRDLDNKSYKIDYSIENTTSGAIWSHSHYSLDSKESWMVLVPRSICPVENGNNIIELRATNADILGYHLLHSTTVTVEDESSCPTKRLIHLESDENSCPSKRLKHSESEN; encoded by the exons ATGATGGCGTCTACAAGTTGGAGTCAAACTCCATCTAGTTCTGTTTCAACATCAAATTCCCCTAGGTGGGACGCTTTCTTGAACTTTAGAGGTTTAGATACCCGGTATTCATTTACTGGTCATCTATATGGTGCCCTAACGCGCGCTGGTATTCATACGTTTATTGATGAGCATGAGCTCCATGGCGGAGACAGACTTTCACGCGCATTACCCCAAGCTATTAGGGAATCTAAAAGTTATATTGTTGTGTTCTCGGAGAATTATGCTTCTTCGGTCTGGTGCCTGGATGAGCTGGTGGAGATCCTGGATCGGCAAAAAACATTTGGCAGAATTGTGATTCCTGTGTTTTTCAAGATTGAACCGTGTGTTGTCCGGTACCAAGAAGGAAGGTTTCAAGAAGATTTCCGAGATCATGAAATTTATTTTGCGGATGATCCGGACAAAGTGGGAAAATGGCGACGAACATTGAGCGAGGTTGCCGACTGTAAGGGGATACAAATTTCAGCAAAAAG GTCAGAAGCTGAGAGCGTGACTGAAATTGTTAATCGGATTCTAAGTGTAACTAATCCTAGGAAATTGTATGTTGCCAAATATCCGGTTGGGTTGGATTCTCATGTTGAAGGAATAACAGACATAATCAGTAGTAGTGGAGTGAGCGAAACAACTTCTCCCAGAAAGATTGGTATATATGGCATGGGTGGAGTTGGTAAATCAACTATTGCCAAAGCTGTGTATAACAGAAACTATAGTCATTTCCAAGGAAGCTGCTTCCTAGCAGATGTTAGACTGGCTTTAAGAAAAGAGAAAGGCCTCAAACGCTTACAACAGCAACTCATCCACGATGTTCTTGAACGCCAGAACATTATCATGGACAATGTCGACCGGCGAATCGAGTTCGTCAGAGCTAGAATTTCTTCCACAAAAGTTCTGGTTGTTATTGATGACTTGAACGACTTGACACAACTAGAGTCTCTTGGTCTAGGAGGACCATTTGCTTTGGGGAGCGTACTCATAATCACAACAAGAAATGAAGACCTACTGGATAAAATCCATGTGGAAGCCAAATACAAGGTCAATGAACTCGATGATGCTGCGTCGTATCAACTCTTTACCAAACTTGCATTCAAAGATGATATGATAATATCCGACACATTTGCCGACTTGTCCAAAGAAATTATAGAATGTGCAGGAGGGCTTCCATTGGCTCTTGGATATATGGGCTGGAGGTTGCTCAACCAGGAGGAGGACGGATGGAGATCTTACATGTCCACACTGGAAAAATCTTCCATTAGTGATGTTCATGAAAATATTCATGATAATCTTCTGATTAGCTTTGATGCATTGGAAGCGCTTTATCCCAAGACTAATTTATCGGATATGTTCCTAGACATTGCTTGTTTTTTTGTAGGACTGGAGGAAGAAAAGGTTGTCAAGATAATGGAAACTTGTTATGAGTTTGTCAAGCATAAAATTGGCCTTCTGAGGAAAACATGTTTACTCACTACCAATAGTGGAGATAAGTTGGGAATGCATCGACTGCATATGGATATGGGAAGGGAAATTGTGCGTAAAATTTCTCCTCATGAGCCCGGTAAACGTAGTAGATTGTGGGTGTTGCAAGATATATGCGAAGTATTAAAAACAAACAAG GGAACAGAAGCAATTGAAGGTATCATCCCTCACAACCTTTGCTACAAGGATGCATTAGAGGGAGTATCATTTGATATGGAAACATTCAAAAGGATGAGTAGATTAAGATTTCTCTACCTCGATAAAGTAAGTCTTACCGGATGTTTTGAACAGACATTTGAAGTTTTGACGTTGCTTCATTGGAAGTGTTTTCCTTTGGAGAGTTTACCTCCCGAATTTCGCCCACAAAATCTTGTTGTTCTTGAGTTGCCTCATAGCAAAATTAAAACAATGTGGATGCCAAACATG GACACGCAGGTTTTTCAGAAGTTAAAAACTCTAAACATGTCGCATTCTCTAGATTTAACCACAACTCCAGACTTCAATCGATTACAATGTCTCGAAACGTTAAATCTTGAGGGCTGTAAAAGGTTGGAAGAGGTCGACAAATCAATAGGGTGTTTGAAGGGGCTCGTCTCATTAAATATGCGACATTGTGTGAACCTCAAAAGTCTTCCTTCCGACATTCGCAACTTGACATCACTGAAAAATTTTGAACTTGCAGATTGTCATCAACTATTGTCCATTACAGATCTGCCACCTAACTTGAAATGGTTATGGGCAGGTCGTTGTGAATCAGTGAataaattaccaaatttatctAATTTGAAACAGTTGGAGATATTGGAACTTACAAATTGCAGTGGTTTAACAACAATTCATGGCTTGGAGGAACTCACTTCTATTCAAAGACTCCATGTGGAAGGCTGCAATTCATCTCTTCTGGCATCCAATTTCACACAAGGTTTCTTTCAG AAATACTCTGGATTTGGGCATCAAGTCATGATATACACTGCTTCGACAGAGCTTCCAGATTGGATTAGTCCAAATAATCTTGGGTCAAAAGTGTCTATAGATTTGCCTTCACATGTATCACAAAATTTCTTAGCGATTATCCTTTGCTTTAAACGCGACTTGGACAATAAGTCATATAAAATTGATTATTCTATTGAGAATACAACAAGTGGTGCTATATGGAGCCACAGCCACTACAGTCTTGATAGCAAGGAATCATGGATGGTTTTAGTACCAAGATCAATCTGCCCAGTTGAAAATGGAAACAACATAATCGAATTAAGAGCGACAAATGCAGATATTCTCGGATATCATCTACTGCACAGCACCACTGTTACCGTAGAAGATGAAAGTAGCTGCCCCACTAAACGGCTGATACATTTGGAAAGTGATGAAAATAGCTGCCCTTCTAAACGTTTAAAGCATTCGGAAAGTGAGAACTGA
- the LOC108209934 gene encoding disease resistance protein RPV1 isoform X2, translated as MMASTSWSQTPSSSVSTSNSPRWDAFLNFRGLDTRYSFTGHLYGALTRAGIHTFIDEHELHGGDRLSRALPQAIRESKSYIVVFSENYASSVWCLDELVEILDRQKTFGRIVIPVFFKIEPCVVRYQEGRFQEDFRDHEIYFADDPDKVGKWRRTLSEVADCKGIQISAKRSEAESVTEIVNRILSVTNPRKLYVAKYPVGLDSHVEGITDIISSSGVSETTSPRKIGIYGMGGVGKSTIAKAVYNRNYSHFQGSCFLADVRLALRKEKGLKRLQQQLIHDVLERQNIIMDNVDRRIEFVRARISSTKVLVVIDDLNDLTQLESLGLGGPFALGSVLIITTRNEDLLDKIHVEAKYKVNELDDAASYQLFTKLAFKDDMIISDTFADLSKEIIECAGGLPLALGYMGWRLLNQEEDGWRSYMSTLEKSSISDVHENIHDNLLISFDALEALYPKTNLSDMFLDIACFFVGLEEEKVVKIMETCYEFVKHKIGLLRKTCLLTTNSGDKLGMHRLHMDMGREIVRKISPHEPGKRSRLWVLQDICEVLKTNKGTEAIEGIIPHNLCYKDALEGVSFDMETFKRMSRLRFLYLDKVSLTGCFEQTFEVLTLLHWKCFPLESLPPEFRPQNLVVLELPHSKIKTMWMPNMDTQVFQKLKTLNMSHSLDLTTTPDFNRLQCLETLNLEGCKRLEEVDKSIGCLKGLVSLNMRHCVNLKSLPSDIRNLTSLKNFELADCHQLLSITDLPPNLKWLWAGRCESVNKLPNLSNLKQLEILELTNCSGLTTIHGLEELTSIQRLHVEGCNSSLLASNFTQEILWIWASSHDIHCFDRASRLD; from the exons ATGATGGCGTCTACAAGTTGGAGTCAAACTCCATCTAGTTCTGTTTCAACATCAAATTCCCCTAGGTGGGACGCTTTCTTGAACTTTAGAGGTTTAGATACCCGGTATTCATTTACTGGTCATCTATATGGTGCCCTAACGCGCGCTGGTATTCATACGTTTATTGATGAGCATGAGCTCCATGGCGGAGACAGACTTTCACGCGCATTACCCCAAGCTATTAGGGAATCTAAAAGTTATATTGTTGTGTTCTCGGAGAATTATGCTTCTTCGGTCTGGTGCCTGGATGAGCTGGTGGAGATCCTGGATCGGCAAAAAACATTTGGCAGAATTGTGATTCCTGTGTTTTTCAAGATTGAACCGTGTGTTGTCCGGTACCAAGAAGGAAGGTTTCAAGAAGATTTCCGAGATCATGAAATTTATTTTGCGGATGATCCGGACAAAGTGGGAAAATGGCGACGAACATTGAGCGAGGTTGCCGACTGTAAGGGGATACAAATTTCAGCAAAAAG GTCAGAAGCTGAGAGCGTGACTGAAATTGTTAATCGGATTCTAAGTGTAACTAATCCTAGGAAATTGTATGTTGCCAAATATCCGGTTGGGTTGGATTCTCATGTTGAAGGAATAACAGACATAATCAGTAGTAGTGGAGTGAGCGAAACAACTTCTCCCAGAAAGATTGGTATATATGGCATGGGTGGAGTTGGTAAATCAACTATTGCCAAAGCTGTGTATAACAGAAACTATAGTCATTTCCAAGGAAGCTGCTTCCTAGCAGATGTTAGACTGGCTTTAAGAAAAGAGAAAGGCCTCAAACGCTTACAACAGCAACTCATCCACGATGTTCTTGAACGCCAGAACATTATCATGGACAATGTCGACCGGCGAATCGAGTTCGTCAGAGCTAGAATTTCTTCCACAAAAGTTCTGGTTGTTATTGATGACTTGAACGACTTGACACAACTAGAGTCTCTTGGTCTAGGAGGACCATTTGCTTTGGGGAGCGTACTCATAATCACAACAAGAAATGAAGACCTACTGGATAAAATCCATGTGGAAGCCAAATACAAGGTCAATGAACTCGATGATGCTGCGTCGTATCAACTCTTTACCAAACTTGCATTCAAAGATGATATGATAATATCCGACACATTTGCCGACTTGTCCAAAGAAATTATAGAATGTGCAGGAGGGCTTCCATTGGCTCTTGGATATATGGGCTGGAGGTTGCTCAACCAGGAGGAGGACGGATGGAGATCTTACATGTCCACACTGGAAAAATCTTCCATTAGTGATGTTCATGAAAATATTCATGATAATCTTCTGATTAGCTTTGATGCATTGGAAGCGCTTTATCCCAAGACTAATTTATCGGATATGTTCCTAGACATTGCTTGTTTTTTTGTAGGACTGGAGGAAGAAAAGGTTGTCAAGATAATGGAAACTTGTTATGAGTTTGTCAAGCATAAAATTGGCCTTCTGAGGAAAACATGTTTACTCACTACCAATAGTGGAGATAAGTTGGGAATGCATCGACTGCATATGGATATGGGAAGGGAAATTGTGCGTAAAATTTCTCCTCATGAGCCCGGTAAACGTAGTAGATTGTGGGTGTTGCAAGATATATGCGAAGTATTAAAAACAAACAAG GGAACAGAAGCAATTGAAGGTATCATCCCTCACAACCTTTGCTACAAGGATGCATTAGAGGGAGTATCATTTGATATGGAAACATTCAAAAGGATGAGTAGATTAAGATTTCTCTACCTCGATAAAGTAAGTCTTACCGGATGTTTTGAACAGACATTTGAAGTTTTGACGTTGCTTCATTGGAAGTGTTTTCCTTTGGAGAGTTTACCTCCCGAATTTCGCCCACAAAATCTTGTTGTTCTTGAGTTGCCTCATAGCAAAATTAAAACAATGTGGATGCCAAACATG GACACGCAGGTTTTTCAGAAGTTAAAAACTCTAAACATGTCGCATTCTCTAGATTTAACCACAACTCCAGACTTCAATCGATTACAATGTCTCGAAACGTTAAATCTTGAGGGCTGTAAAAGGTTGGAAGAGGTCGACAAATCAATAGGGTGTTTGAAGGGGCTCGTCTCATTAAATATGCGACATTGTGTGAACCTCAAAAGTCTTCCTTCCGACATTCGCAACTTGACATCACTGAAAAATTTTGAACTTGCAGATTGTCATCAACTATTGTCCATTACAGATCTGCCACCTAACTTGAAATGGTTATGGGCAGGTCGTTGTGAATCAGTGAataaattaccaaatttatctAATTTGAAACAGTTGGAGATATTGGAACTTACAAATTGCAGTGGTTTAACAACAATTCATGGCTTGGAGGAACTCACTTCTATTCAAAGACTCCATGTGGAAGGCTGCAATTCATCTCTTCTGGCATCCAATTTCACACAAG AAATACTCTGGATTTGGGCATCAAGTCATGATATACACTGCTTCGACAGAGCTTCCAGATTGGATTAG
- the LOC108206545 gene encoding uncharacterized protein LOC108206545, with amino-acid sequence MVQTRSMSKADTETATDTQIVGRASKQTRKKATKNADCYFKCSTLDNKAKKTVSYLKLPTKGNEALFIFMEDYIIRHPVQDSSQFHTVDFAGQEEWRQMSDLQRAPFVKEAMVRTRSMLKADTETATDTKIVGRASKQTRKKATKNADCYLKRSTLDSKAKKTVSPTIDSEAMFIFMEDYMIRHPVQDFLQFDLIDSAGQKEWRQMSDLQKAPFVKTAMERREKRAKPAH; translated from the coding sequence ATGGTGCAGACCCGATCAATGTCGAAAGCTGATACCGAGACTGCTACTGATACCCAGATTGTCGGGAGAGCGAGCAAGCAAACAAGGAAAAAGGCTACAAAGAATGCTGATTGCTATTTCAAGTGCTCAACACTAGACAACAAAGCTAAGAAAACAGTTAGCTATCTGAAACTCCCAACAAAAGGCAACGAAGCTCTGTTCATTTTCATGGAGGACTATATCATTCGACATCCAGTGCAAGACTCCTCACAATTTCACACCGTAGACTTTGCTGGACAGGAAGAATGGAGACAGATGAGTGATCTTCAAAGAGCTCCGTTTGTTAAAGAGGCCATGGTGCGGACCAGATCAATGTTGAAAGCTGATACCGAGACTGCTACTGATACCAAGATTGTCGGGAGAGCGAGCAAGCAAACAAGGAAAAAGGCTACAAAGAATGCTGATTGCTATTTGAAGCGCTCAACACTAGACAGCAAAGCTAAGAAAACAGTTAGCCCAACAATAGACAGCGAAGCTATGTTCATTTTCATGGAGGACTATATGATTCGACATCCAGTGCAGGACTTCTTACAATTTGACCTCATAGACTCTGCTGGACAGAAAGAATGGAGACAAATGAGTGATCTTCAAAAAGCTCCTTTTGTTAAAACGGCCATGGAAAGGAGGGAAAAGAGGGCTAAGCCAGCACATTGA